In Mycolicibacterium mucogenicum DSM 44124, the following are encoded in one genomic region:
- the gatA gene encoding Asp-tRNA(Asn)/Glu-tRNA(Gln) amidotransferase subunit GatA has translation MSDLIRFDAATLGEKIAAGDVSATEVTQAHLDQIAATDETYHAFLHVGAQEALAAAAAVDKQVAAGEPLASPLAGVPLALKDVFTTTDAPTTAGSKILEGWRSPYDATVTARLRAAGIPILGKTNMDEFAMGSSTENSAYGPTRNPWDVNRVPGGSGGGSAAALAAFQAPLAIGTDTGGSIRQPAALTATVGVKPTYGTVSRYGLIACASSLDQGGPCARTVLDTALLHQVIAGHDPRDSTSVDAPVPDVVAAARAGAAGDLKGIRIGVVKQLHTGEGYQPGVLSSFNTAVDQLTELGAEITEVDCPTFDYSLAAYYLILPSEVSSNLARFDAMRYGLRVGDDGTHSAEEVMALTRAAGFGPEVKRRIMIGTYALSSGYYDAYYNQAQKVRTLIARDLDRAYEKVDVLVTPTTPTTAFGLGEKVDDPLAMYLFDLCTLPLNLAGHCGMSVPSGLSPDDNLPVGLQIMAPALADDRLYRVGAAYEAARGALPTAV, from the coding sequence GTGAGCGACCTGATCCGTTTCGACGCCGCCACGCTCGGCGAGAAGATCGCCGCCGGCGACGTGTCGGCCACCGAGGTCACCCAGGCGCACCTGGACCAGATCGCCGCCACCGACGAGACCTACCACGCCTTCCTGCACGTGGGTGCCCAGGAGGCCCTGGCCGCTGCCGCGGCCGTCGACAAGCAGGTGGCCGCCGGCGAGCCGCTGGCCTCGCCGCTCGCCGGTGTTCCGTTGGCGCTCAAGGACGTTTTCACCACCACCGACGCGCCGACCACGGCCGGCTCGAAGATTCTGGAGGGCTGGCGGTCGCCGTATGACGCGACCGTGACCGCGCGACTGCGCGCGGCCGGGATTCCGATCCTCGGCAAGACCAACATGGACGAGTTCGCCATGGGGTCGTCGACCGAGAACTCGGCCTACGGCCCGACCCGCAACCCCTGGGACGTCAATCGCGTGCCGGGCGGATCCGGTGGCGGTAGTGCCGCGGCGCTCGCGGCGTTCCAGGCGCCGCTGGCGATCGGCACCGACACCGGTGGCTCGATCCGTCAGCCCGCCGCGCTGACCGCGACCGTCGGCGTCAAGCCCACCTACGGCACCGTCTCGCGGTACGGGTTGATCGCCTGCGCGTCGTCGCTGGACCAGGGCGGGCCGTGCGCCCGCACGGTGCTCGACACCGCGCTGCTGCACCAGGTGATCGCCGGCCACGACCCGCGCGATTCCACCTCGGTCGACGCTCCCGTGCCCGATGTGGTCGCAGCGGCACGGGCGGGCGCCGCCGGTGACCTCAAGGGCATCCGGATCGGTGTGGTGAAGCAGCTGCACACCGGCGAGGGCTACCAGCCCGGCGTGCTGTCGTCGTTCAACACCGCGGTGGACCAGCTGACCGAGCTCGGCGCCGAGATCACCGAGGTCGACTGCCCGACCTTCGACTACTCGCTCGCGGCTTACTACCTGATCCTGCCGTCCGAGGTGTCGTCGAACCTCGCGCGCTTCGACGCGATGCGCTACGGCCTGCGGGTCGGCGACGACGGCACCCACAGTGCCGAAGAGGTCATGGCGCTCACGCGTGCCGCCGGATTCGGGCCAGAAGTCAAGCGCCGCATCATGATCGGCACCTACGCGCTGTCGTCGGGCTATTACGACGCCTACTACAACCAGGCCCAGAAGGTGCGCACTCTGATCGCGCGCGACCTCGATCGCGCGTACGAGAAGGTCGACGTGCTGGTCACCCCGACCACCCCGACCACCGCGTTCGGGCTGGGCGAGAAGGTCGACGACCCGCTGGCGATGTACCTGTTCGACCTGTGCACGCTGCCGCTGAACCTGGCCGGCCACTGCGGCATGTCGGTGCCGTCGGGCCTGTCGCCGGACGACAATCTGCCGGTCGGGCTGCAGATCATGGCGCCGGCCCTGGCCGACGACCGGCTGTACCGCGTCGGTGCGGCCTACGAAGCCGCCCGCGGCGCGCTGCCCACCGCCGTCTAG
- a CDS encoding ATP-dependent 6-phosphofructokinase, with translation MRIGVLTGGGDCPGLNAVIRAVVRTCDARYGSTVVGFRDGWRGLLENRREQLKNDDRNDRLLAKGGTMLGTARVNPDKLRAGLDQIKQTLEDNGIDVLIPIGGEGTLTAAHWLAEENVPVVGVPKTIDNDIDCTDVTFGHDTALMIATEAIDRLHSTAESHQRVMLVEVMGRHAGWIALGAGMAAGAHMTLIPEQPFDVEEVCRLVKQRFVRGDSHFICVVAEGARPAEGSMQLRDGGIDEFGHVRFTGVAQQLAIEIEKRIRKEVRTTVLGHVQRGGTPTPHDRVLATRFGINAADAAHAGEYGMMVSLQGQEIGRVPLADAVRQLKLVPQSRYDDAAEFFG, from the coding sequence ATGCGGATAGGTGTGCTGACCGGTGGCGGTGACTGTCCTGGCCTGAATGCGGTGATCCGGGCGGTGGTCCGCACGTGCGATGCCCGGTACGGCTCGACGGTCGTCGGATTCCGGGACGGCTGGCGTGGCCTGCTCGAGAATCGCCGCGAGCAGCTCAAGAACGACGACCGCAACGACCGGCTACTGGCCAAGGGCGGCACCATGCTGGGCACGGCGCGCGTCAACCCCGACAAGCTGCGGGCCGGGCTGGACCAGATCAAGCAGACGCTCGAGGACAACGGCATCGACGTGCTGATCCCGATCGGCGGGGAGGGCACGCTGACGGCGGCGCACTGGCTGGCCGAAGAGAACGTCCCCGTCGTCGGTGTGCCCAAGACCATCGACAACGACATCGATTGCACCGACGTCACTTTCGGCCACGACACCGCGCTGATGATCGCCACCGAGGCGATCGACCGGCTGCACAGCACGGCCGAGTCGCATCAGCGGGTGATGCTCGTCGAGGTGATGGGACGGCATGCAGGCTGGATCGCGCTCGGCGCCGGCATGGCGGCCGGCGCCCACATGACCTTGATCCCGGAACAGCCGTTCGACGTCGAAGAGGTGTGCCGGCTGGTGAAACAGCGCTTCGTGCGCGGAGATTCGCATTTCATCTGCGTCGTTGCTGAAGGCGCGCGACCGGCCGAGGGCTCAATGCAGTTGCGCGACGGCGGAATTGACGAATTCGGGCATGTGCGATTCACCGGCGTCGCGCAGCAGTTGGCCATCGAGATCGAGAAGCGGATCCGCAAGGAGGTCCGCACCACGGTGCTCGGTCACGTGCAGCGCGGCGGCACGCCGACGCCCCATGATCGCGTGCTGGCGACCCGGTTCGGGATCAACGCCGCCGACGCCGCTCATGCGGGGGAGTACGGGATGATGGTGTCGTTGCAGGGCCAGGAGATCGGCCGCGTGCCGTTGGCGGACGCCGTCCGGCAACTGAAGCTGGTGCCGCAGAGCCGTTACGACGACGCCGCGGAGTTCTTCGGTTAG
- a CDS encoding glycerophosphodiester phosphodiesterase family protein — protein sequence MLARIGALLTTFALTATPVASADSGTFDLQAHRGGRGETTEESLRAFTKAIELGVSTLELDIVLAKDGAPMVWHDPAIQPEKCDDTGPAFPGDPQYPYVGKLVHDLTRAQLHTLNCGKLLDGFPAAEVVTGNKIATLDQVFALADAHHAAVRYNIETKIEADKPETSATPQQFVDVILAAVRAAGKVDKVEIQSFDWRSLPLVRTQEPGIPLVALWDETTWVPNSAWTADVNPAVVTDPIAGAASVGADILSPGYSVPYGLTPKDPDFALVADRAFIDRAHARGLKVIPWTINDADTMKAQIAAGADGIITDYPSRLRAVESELGMPLPKAYR from the coding sequence ATGCTCGCACGCATCGGCGCCCTGCTGACCACCTTCGCGCTGACGGCCACGCCCGTCGCATCGGCCGATTCCGGCACTTTCGACCTGCAAGCGCACCGCGGCGGACGCGGCGAGACCACCGAGGAATCGCTGCGCGCCTTCACCAAGGCCATCGAGCTCGGTGTCAGCACGCTGGAACTCGACATCGTCCTCGCCAAGGACGGTGCGCCCATGGTGTGGCACGACCCGGCCATCCAGCCCGAGAAGTGCGACGACACCGGCCCCGCCTTCCCGGGCGACCCGCAATACCCCTACGTCGGCAAGCTCGTGCACGACCTCACCCGGGCCCAGCTGCACACGCTCAACTGCGGCAAACTGCTCGACGGATTCCCGGCCGCCGAAGTGGTGACCGGCAACAAGATCGCCACCCTCGATCAGGTTTTCGCGCTCGCGGACGCGCACCACGCCGCCGTCCGGTACAACATCGAGACCAAGATCGAAGCCGACAAGCCCGAAACCTCCGCCACACCACAGCAATTCGTCGACGTCATCCTCGCCGCCGTGCGGGCTGCCGGGAAGGTCGACAAGGTGGAGATCCAGAGTTTCGACTGGCGCTCGCTGCCGCTCGTGCGTACGCAGGAACCCGGTATCCCCTTGGTGGCGCTGTGGGATGAGACGACCTGGGTGCCGAACTCGGCGTGGACGGCGGACGTGAACCCGGCCGTCGTCACCGACCCGATCGCCGGGGCGGCGTCGGTCGGCGCGGACATCCTGTCGCCCGGCTACTCGGTGCCCTACGGACTGACGCCGAAGGACCCGGATTTCGCGCTCGTGGCCGACCGGGCATTCATCGACCGCGCACATGCCCGTGGGCTCAAGGTGATTCCGTGGACGATCAACGACGCCGACACCATGAAGGCACAGATCGCGGCCGGCGCCGACGGCATCATCACCGACTACCCGAGCCGGCTGCGCGCGGTGGAATCGGAACTCGGCATGCCACTGCCGAAGGCCTACCGCTAA
- the gatB gene encoding Asp-tRNA(Asn)/Glu-tRNA(Gln) amidotransferase subunit GatB, whose protein sequence is MADADLLDYDDVLATYEPVMGMEVHVELSTETKMFCGCANRFGAEPNTLVCPVCLGLPGALPVVNEAAVESAIRIGLALNCDIAPWGRFARKNYFYPDQPKNYQISQYDEPIAVNGYLDVPLEDGSTWRVEIERAHMEEDTGKLTHLGSDTGRISGATTSLADFNRAGVPLVEIVTRPIEGAGERAPEIARAYVTALRDLLRGLDVSDVRMDQGSMRCDSNVSLKLKGAAEFGTRTETKNVNSLKSVEVAVRYEMRRQAAVLQSGGTITQETRHFHEDGHTTAGRSKETAEDYRYFPEPDLEPIAPSDELVERLRGTIPELPWLVRKRIQEDWGISDEVMRDLVNAGAVELVAATVEHGASSEAARAWWGNFLVQKANESEVTLEELAITPAQVAAVVKLVDDGKLSNKLARQVVEGVLAGEGEPEQVMNDRGLVVVRDDSLIQAAIDEALAAQPDIADKIRGGKVQAAGAIVGAVMKATKGQADAARVRELVIAACS, encoded by the coding sequence ATGGCTGACGCAGACCTTCTCGACTACGACGACGTCCTCGCGACGTACGAGCCCGTCATGGGCATGGAAGTCCATGTCGAGCTGTCCACCGAGACCAAGATGTTCTGTGGCTGTGCGAACCGGTTCGGCGCCGAGCCGAACACGCTGGTGTGCCCGGTGTGCCTGGGCCTGCCCGGTGCGCTGCCGGTGGTCAACGAGGCGGCCGTGGAGTCCGCGATCCGGATCGGGCTCGCGCTGAACTGCGACATCGCGCCGTGGGGCCGGTTCGCCCGGAAGAACTACTTCTACCCGGACCAGCCGAAGAACTACCAGATCAGTCAGTACGACGAGCCCATCGCCGTCAACGGCTACCTCGACGTTCCCCTGGAGGACGGCAGCACCTGGCGCGTCGAGATCGAGCGCGCCCACATGGAGGAGGACACCGGCAAGCTGACCCACCTGGGCAGCGACACCGGCCGCATCTCCGGCGCCACCACGTCGCTGGCCGACTTCAACCGGGCCGGGGTGCCGTTGGTCGAGATCGTCACCCGGCCCATCGAGGGCGCCGGCGAACGCGCCCCCGAGATCGCCCGCGCCTACGTCACCGCGCTGCGGGACCTGTTGCGCGGCTTGGACGTTTCCGACGTCCGCATGGACCAGGGCTCGATGCGCTGCGACTCCAACGTCTCGCTCAAGCTCAAGGGCGCCGCGGAGTTCGGCACCCGTACCGAGACCAAGAACGTCAACTCGCTCAAGAGCGTCGAGGTGGCGGTCCGCTACGAGATGCGCCGGCAGGCCGCCGTGCTGCAGTCCGGCGGCACCATCACGCAGGAGACCCGGCACTTCCACGAGGACGGGCACACCACCGCGGGCCGCAGCAAGGAAACCGCCGAGGACTACCGCTACTTCCCGGAGCCGGACCTGGAGCCCATCGCTCCGTCGGACGAGTTGGTGGAGCGGCTGCGCGGCACCATCCCGGAGCTTCCGTGGTTGGTGCGCAAGCGGATTCAGGAAGACTGGGGCATCTCGGACGAGGTCATGCGCGACCTCGTCAACGCCGGTGCGGTGGAGCTGGTGGCCGCGACCGTCGAGCACGGCGCGTCCAGTGAGGCGGCCCGCGCGTGGTGGGGCAACTTCCTGGTGCAGAAGGCCAACGAGAGTGAAGTGACGCTCGAGGAGCTGGCCATCACCCCGGCGCAGGTCGCCGCGGTGGTCAAGCTGGTCGACGACGGCAAGCTGTCCAACAAGCTGGCCCGCCAGGTCGTCGAGGGTGTGCTGGCCGGCGAGGGCGAGCCCGAGCAGGTGATGAACGACCGCGGACTCGTTGTGGTGCGCGATGATTCGCTCATCCAGGCCGCGATCGACGAGGCGCTGGCGGCCCAGCCGGACATCGCCGACAAGATCCGCGGCGGCAAGGTCCAGGCCGCCGGTGCGATCGTCGGCGCGGTGATGAAGGCGACCAAGGGTCAGGCCGACGCGGCGCGCGTGCGCGAACTGGTCATCGCGGCCTGCAGCTAG